The proteins below are encoded in one region of Candidatus Brocadiaceae bacterium:
- a CDS encoding TIGR00282 family metallophosphoesterase produces MMKNNVLVIGDIVGKPGRTILRDKLGSFIESEDIHFCIANGENAAGGAGITGEIAKELFSYGIDVITTGDHVWDKREKPPVLETNSNILRPGNYSPLSIGKGHVIKNSKLGNPIGVINLLGRVFMKPIDCPFRGVDGILKSISRETNMIFVDMHAEATSEKIALGWYLDGKVSAVVGTHTHVVTADETILPKGTAYISDLGMTGPHESVLGRKIECVLKAIITQMPTRFEVAEKDIRISGVKIVVDSRTGKADSIKRIQVKECD; encoded by the coding sequence ATGATGAAAAATAACGTTCTGGTTATTGGTGATATTGTCGGCAAGCCCGGACGCACCATATTGAGGGATAAGCTGGGGTCATTTATTGAAAGCGAAGACATACACTTTTGCATTGCAAATGGAGAAAATGCTGCAGGGGGGGCAGGTATTACGGGAGAGATAGCGAAAGAATTGTTTTCCTATGGTATTGATGTAATAACCACAGGTGACCATGTATGGGATAAAAGGGAAAAGCCCCCTGTCCTGGAAACGAACAGCAATATATTGCGACCTGGTAATTATTCTCCTTTATCAATTGGCAAGGGACATGTTATAAAAAACTCAAAATTGGGAAATCCGATAGGGGTAATAAACTTACTAGGGCGTGTTTTTATGAAACCAATAGATTGTCCTTTTCGGGGAGTAGATGGGATTCTCAAGAGTATTTCAAGGGAAACGAACATGATCTTTGTGGATATGCATGCGGAAGCAACTTCCGAGAAGATTGCTTTAGGTTGGTATTTAGATGGAAAAGTTAGTGCTGTCGTTGGAACGCATACCCATGTCGTTACCGCGGATGAAACGATTTTACCGAAAGGCACAGCCTATATCAGCGATTTGGGAATGACGGGACCACATGAGTCTGTATTGGGCAGAAAGATTGAATGTGTGTTAAAGGCGATTATAACACAGATGCCTACTCGATTTGAAGTGGCGGAAAAGGATATTCGGATAAGCGGTGTAAAGATCGTGGTGGACAGCAGGACAGGGAAAGCGGATAGCATTAAAAGAATTCAAGTGAAAGAGTGTGATTAG
- the coaD gene encoding pantetheine-phosphate adenylyltransferase, producing MKKAVYPGMFDPVTNGHLDVIKRGSIVFDTLVVSVGCNPLKEALFSVQERMEMIRNNVKDLKNVEIDSFDGMLIDYLRKQQTNVILRGIRTVSDFEYEFQRALTNRVLNKEVETVFVMTSEQYSFLNSSLIREAVSLGGSVSPFVPPDVERNLKRKFKKM from the coding sequence ATGAAAAAAGCCGTTTATCCGGGCATGTTTGATCCGGTAACAAATGGGCACCTAGATGTCATTAAAAGGGGGAGTATTGTTTTTGATACATTGGTTGTTTCTGTCGGGTGTAATCCATTGAAGGAGGCGCTCTTTTCTGTGCAGGAGCGGATGGAAATGATTCGGAACAATGTTAAGGATCTGAAAAATGTCGAAATTGATAGTTTTGATGGTATGTTGATTGATTACCTCAGAAAACAGCAAACGAATGTGATATTGCGTGGCATACGTACCGTATCAGATTTTGAATATGAATTTCAAAGGGCGTTGACCAACCGGGTGCTGAATAAAGAGGTCGAGACGGTATTTGTTATGACCAGCGAACAATATTCATTTTTAAATTCTAGTTTGATAAGGGAAGCTGTTAGTCTGGGTGGCAGTGTAAGCCCGTTTGTTCCTCCAGACGTGGAAAGAAATTTGAAACGAAAATTTAAGAAAATGTAA
- the lptD gene encoding LPS assembly protein LptD: MRKLQTTFFIFILSFICHAWSYGEGLLSVKNILQRPFSLSAEHVSTWEKDGVRTFVGNKNVKIFQGPFQITADATVCWFHEEEARHRKEATVEVYCEGNVTILIDENYENYEQVYLTFETMTGIVVNPDIQPIETFEEAQEMEVVVRGEAIRSKGEEEYLSMDEVVDVSDSGVSRGEMIDIIADSIDSWEEGDKRVIVALGNVKIKRMDTEIHADNVILWLDREGLDDSFSAGLPLSEIYAEGNVTMRREEDLLIADRIFENVREEKGILLDAQIKTSVQATQKKHGASITDIRVREKGHSSSAQEELPINIGGDEILHAGKGQYEIKNGVMTTCGYGHPHYHFKGKKIRLEQKGVHNYISSKHNVFYLDKYPVGYFPYFSLDVKKKEKLLENWELGSSSRFGSFLRTDWNLYVLTGGQQKEWSSLLLKLDYLQDRGLGTGLDFEYEGKDIFGYSDTYYIKDFGDNDINDIPIENTDRGTVLWRHRQSLPYGWRLDMEYSYLSDPGFLREYFQREFKTEKDRETVLYLRKLQDTTAMTFLINEQFNGFDTTVDSLREENYAERLPEVAYRIIGEPIWNNRLIFTSESKVTYFNGSFDRKELSVDPQPVTRIDSVNRVSMPLKPWFFRVKPYVEGRVTGYTESIDTSGHDPKANDSAAGRFAGSFGFDMSSTHWRTYSVYNDFLKINRLRHIFVPELRYMYTPVVTKDPNRLYQYDEIDALDFSQVLVFGVKNKLQTKRGRPGLEKAVDFVNFNVDYYLFPTNDGITNDGINGIIVRNDNFINLDFKCKITDALTFISERNEFNTAEFQFDVLNSGIEINHSPDWHYFVGHRYIRDVSSTLSLAVDYRINEKWSVFGIEKYDLKSFVEESDDAEELGDKRNLKTNVVLSRYFHDWVGSITLELDPVRDDSSLRFDITPKGLEKTQRRFWF, translated from the coding sequence ATGAGAAAACTACAAACAACATTTTTTATTTTTATTTTATCGTTTATATGCCATGCGTGGAGTTACGGGGAAGGTTTATTGTCTGTAAAGAATATTTTGCAGCGCCCCTTTTCTCTCTCGGCGGAACATGTTAGTACGTGGGAGAAAGATGGGGTTAGGACATTTGTTGGAAATAAGAATGTAAAAATTTTTCAGGGACCTTTTCAGATTACCGCGGATGCAACGGTTTGCTGGTTTCATGAGGAAGAAGCAAGGCACCGCAAGGAGGCTACGGTAGAAGTTTACTGCGAAGGCAATGTGACCATTTTGATAGATGAAAATTATGAAAATTATGAACAGGTGTATCTAACGTTTGAGACAATGACGGGTATTGTGGTTAATCCGGACATCCAGCCGATAGAGACCTTTGAAGAGGCGCAGGAGATGGAGGTTGTCGTTCGTGGTGAGGCCATTCGCTCGAAAGGCGAAGAAGAGTATTTGTCTATGGATGAAGTTGTTGATGTCTCAGACTCGGGAGTTTCCCGGGGAGAAATGATTGATATTATTGCAGACAGCATCGATTCTTGGGAAGAAGGTGATAAACGGGTTATCGTTGCCCTGGGAAATGTGAAAATCAAAAGAATGGATACGGAAATTCATGCAGATAATGTGATCCTGTGGCTTGACAGGGAGGGTCTTGATGATTCGTTTTCCGCTGGTCTCCCTCTCAGTGAAATTTATGCAGAAGGAAACGTTACCATGCGTCGTGAGGAGGATTTGCTCATTGCTGACAGGATATTTGAAAACGTACGAGAAGAAAAAGGTATTCTTCTGGATGCTCAGATAAAAACAAGTGTTCAGGCAACGCAAAAAAAACATGGCGCTTCAATAACAGACATACGGGTAAGAGAGAAAGGGCATTCATCATCTGCCCAGGAAGAACTGCCAATCAACATTGGCGGGGACGAAATTCTGCATGCAGGTAAAGGACAATATGAAATTAAAAATGGTGTAATGACTACGTGCGGGTATGGACATCCCCATTATCATTTTAAAGGAAAAAAAATCAGGCTGGAGCAGAAGGGAGTTCATAATTATATTTCTTCCAAACACAATGTGTTTTACTTAGATAAGTATCCGGTTGGTTATTTTCCCTATTTTTCACTCGATGTGAAAAAGAAAGAGAAACTGTTGGAAAACTGGGAATTAGGGAGTTCTTCCCGTTTTGGTTCATTCTTAAGGACCGATTGGAATTTATATGTGCTTACGGGCGGGCAACAAAAAGAGTGGAGTAGTCTTCTTTTGAAGCTTGATTATTTACAGGACAGAGGCCTGGGTACGGGGCTTGATTTCGAGTATGAAGGGAAAGATATATTTGGCTATAGTGATACCTATTATATAAAAGATTTCGGTGATAATGATATTAATGATATTCCCATAGAAAACACAGATAGGGGTACTGTTCTTTGGAGACATAGACAGTCCTTGCCCTATGGTTGGCGGTTAGATATGGAATATTCCTATTTGAGTGATCCAGGATTCCTCCGTGAATATTTTCAACGGGAATTTAAGACGGAAAAGGATCGTGAAACGGTATTGTATTTAAGAAAACTTCAAGATACTACCGCAATGACTTTCTTGATCAACGAACAGTTTAATGGTTTTGATACAACGGTAGATTCTTTGCGGGAGGAAAACTATGCGGAACGCCTCCCTGAGGTTGCATATCGAATCATTGGAGAACCCATTTGGAATAATAGACTTATATTTACCTCTGAATCAAAGGTGACGTATTTTAACGGTTCTTTTGACAGGAAGGAGTTGTCTGTTGATCCTCAACCTGTTACCAGAATTGATAGTGTGAATCGTGTAAGTATGCCGTTAAAGCCTTGGTTCTTTCGTGTGAAACCGTATGTTGAAGGGAGAGTTACCGGTTATACGGAAAGTATTGATACGTCTGGTCATGATCCTAAAGCAAATGATTCTGCTGCGGGGCGTTTTGCTGGTTCTTTTGGGTTTGACATGAGTTCGACACACTGGAGGACCTACAGTGTTTATAATGACTTTTTGAAGATAAACCGTTTACGGCATATCTTTGTGCCAGAGCTTCGATATATGTATACGCCTGTTGTGACAAAAGACCCAAACCGGTTATATCAGTATGATGAAATTGACGCGTTGGATTTCTCCCAGGTGCTCGTGTTTGGGGTAAAAAATAAGCTGCAAACGAAAAGAGGAAGACCTGGTTTGGAGAAGGCAGTGGATTTTGTAAACTTTAATGTGGATTATTATCTGTTTCCTACAAATGATGGTATAACCAATGACGGAATAAACGGAATCATTGTCAGGAATGACAATTTTATCAATCTCGACTTTAAATGCAAAATAACAGATGCCCTCACGTTTATTTCCGAACGGAATGAGTTTAATACGGCAGAATTCCAGTTTGACGTCCTGAATTCCGGAATAGAAATTAACCACTCACCTGATTGGCACTATTTTGTCGGTCATAGATATATCAGAGATGTCAGCTCTACGCTTTCCCTTGCGGTCGATTACAGGATTAATGAAAAGTGGAGTGTTTTTGGAATAGAGAAGTATGACTTGAAGTCATTTGTAGAAGAGAGTGATGATGCCGAAGAACTGGGAGACAAAAGGAATCTGAAAACCAATGTCGTGTTGTCTCGTTATTTCCATGACTGGGTGGGAAGCATTACCCTGGAATTGGACCCTGTGAGAGATGATAGTTCCTTGCGGTTTGACATAACGCCGAAAGGATTGGAAAAAACGCAAAGACGGTTTTGGTTCTGA
- a CDS encoding DegT/DnrJ/EryC1/StrS family aminotransferase, producing the protein MKICSLDLKRQYECIREEINASVLEVLDRQSFVLGPYVEKFEQYIAEYCSVKHAIGVSSGTDAILLGLMACGVGNGDEVITTPFTFFATAASIARLGAVPVFADIDPATYTLDANKIASLITEKTKAILPVHLYGQCAEMDSMCEIARAHGLRIVEDAAQAIGAMYKSRKAGSIGDVGCFSFYPSKNLGGYGDGGLVTSGNDELAKRIRTLRVHGSEEKYYHRYIGINGRLDAIQAAVLSVKLKYLESWSARRREVASYYTKHLEGLPIRLPETAPDNTHIFHQYIIASPKRDHLVKYLHEQGIEAILYYPLPLHLQKCFEYLGYKTGDLPESEKASEETLALPIYPEITEEELDYVIERIKHFCSNQ; encoded by the coding sequence ATGAAGATATGTTCATTAGATTTAAAACGGCAGTACGAATGTATTCGGGAGGAAATAAATGCGTCCGTTTTAGAGGTCTTGGACCGTCAGTCTTTTGTGCTTGGTCCGTATGTAGAGAAATTTGAACAGTATATAGCAGAATATTGCAGCGTAAAGCACGCTATAGGAGTGTCCTCAGGTACGGATGCAATCCTGTTAGGATTAATGGCGTGTGGTGTGGGGAATGGTGATGAGGTCATTACTACTCCTTTTACCTTTTTTGCGACGGCAGCCTCGATTGCAAGGTTGGGGGCTGTACCTGTGTTTGCTGATATAGATCCGGCAACATATACTCTTGATGCAAATAAAATTGCATCCCTTATAACCGAAAAGACAAAGGCTATCCTTCCCGTTCATCTGTATGGGCAATGCGCGGAAATGGATTCTATGTGTGAAATTGCACGTGCCCATGGATTAAGGATTGTTGAAGATGCCGCGCAGGCAATTGGCGCTATGTATAAGAGCAGGAAGGCAGGTTCGATCGGTGACGTAGGGTGTTTTTCGTTTTATCCTTCAAAAAATCTCGGAGGCTATGGTGATGGAGGACTTGTGACTTCCGGTAATGATGAGCTTGCAAAACGAATAAGAACATTGCGAGTTCATGGATCGGAAGAGAAGTATTACCATCGGTACATAGGAATTAATGGAAGATTGGATGCAATTCAGGCTGCCGTTCTTTCTGTGAAACTCAAATACCTGGAGTCTTGGTCAGCAAGGCGCAGAGAGGTTGCTTCTTATTATACAAAACACCTGGAAGGATTGCCCATTCGATTACCTGAAACAGCTCCCGATAATACCCACATATTTCATCAGTACATAATAGCTAGCCCAAAAAGAGACCATTTGGTAAAATATCTTCACGAACAGGGGATAGAAGCGATTCTATATTATCCATTACCTCTTCATTTACAGAAATGCTTTGAGTATCTGGGATATAAGACAGGTGATTTACCTGAATCGGAAAAGGCTTCGGAAGAAACATTGGCATTACCTATCTATCCTGAAATTACCGAAGAAGAGCTGGATTATGTCATTGAACGCATAAAGCATTTTTGTTCAAACCAATAA